The proteins below are encoded in one region of Belonocnema kinseyi isolate 2016_QV_RU_SX_M_011 chromosome 1, B_treatae_v1, whole genome shotgun sequence:
- the LOC117168768 gene encoding histone H2B-like has product MAPKTSGKAVKKAGKAQKNVAKTDKKKKRKRKESYAIYIYKVLKQVHPDTGVSSKAMSIMNSFVNDLFERIAAESSRLAHYNKRSTITSREIQTAVRLILPGELAKHAVSEGTKAVTKYTSSK; this is encoded by the coding sequence ATGGCCCCTAAAACGAGTGGTAAAGCAGTCAAGAAGGCTGGTAAAGCCCAGAAAAATGTCGCCAAGACCGACAAGAAGAAGAAGCGTAAGAGGAAGGAAAGCTACGCTATCTACATCTACAAAGTCTTGAAACAGGTTCACCCTGATACTGGAGTCTCCAGCAAGGCAATGAGCATCATGAATAGCTTCGTCAACGACCTCTTTGAACGTATTGCCGCTGAATCTTCCCGCTTGGCTCATTACAACAAGAGATCCACCATTACATCTCGGGAGATCCAGACTGCTGTCAGACTTATTCTTCCTGGTGAACTAGCTAAGCACGCCGTGTCTGAAGGTACCAAGGCTGTTACCAAGTACACCAgctctaaataa